The sequence below is a genomic window from Lolium perenne isolate Kyuss_39 chromosome 4, Kyuss_2.0, whole genome shotgun sequence.
CGAGGCGCTGGGCCCACCTACCCCGCGAGCTCCCGGCCCTAGACTTGAGGGTCAGCGACATACTCCCGCCGCCGTACCAGCGGCTGGTCCTCTTCCAGCGCGACATCTACAGTAAGGGAACTGATGTACAGTACAGAATCGGCGCCATGCATGGGGAGCTCATGCCGAACATAAGGAGGTACGAGCGCCGCGCCATGCGCGCCTTGACCAGATATGTCAAGATTGTTTTGGAAGCCGATGCCCTACGAGCTCGCCAGAAGTTGAGTAAGCTGAAGCTCGAGTTTTTCATCACCCCCAACACGGCATCCATCAACCAGTTAATCGCCAAGTCCATCGATGTTTGGGGGGTCAATGATCTGGAGGCCGTAGCTAAGCCATTCTATTGGCAACGGGACGTCCATGAGTTCCCCAGTCATGGCCTATGCAAGGATCCCCGCGTCTCATGCTTGCAAAGGCTCAAGCTTGGTGGGTGTGTGCTCCCGCCATTGCACGGATTCAGCGCCCTCACTATGCTAGTCCTGCAAGACATACCAGACTCTCCAGCGGCAGCCTACGAGGCGGTCTTCACTTCGTGCACCAAGCTGCAGGTGCTGCAGCTCAACTCCTGCCGCTGCGACATGGTCGTGGTGGTGGACGCTCCTAGCTCGGAGATCAGGGAGCTCGTGGTGAGCAAATGCAGATTCCGATCCATGTGGCTGAGGGCCCTACCCAGTCTCGAGAGCCTAGCCTCACTGGACACTCGAGTGCTCTTTGAGTCCGCTTCCTTTCCCTGCCTCAGGCACTGGAACATCAGACGTCAGATTGGGATCGCACTGGAGGGATTTCGCCAATTCCTTGCTCAGTACCTAGAGCTCGACTTGTTTCTTGGC
It includes:
- the LOC127329823 gene encoding F-box/FBD/LRR-repeat protein At5g18770-like, with product MARRGTGRLLHPADRHRRPPPLLIAARSCKDLLTRRRGEDRISALPDDLLLIILRRLDTRAVLGMGSLSRRWAHLPRELPALDLRVSDILPPPYQRLVLFQRDIYSKGTDVQYRIGAMHGELMPNIRRYERRAMRALTRYVKIVLEADALRARQKLSKLKLEFFITPNTASINQLIAKSIDVWGVNDLEAVAKPFYWQRDVHEFPSHGLCKDPRVSCLQRLKLGGCVLPPLHGFSALTMLVLQDIPDSPAAAYEAVFTSCTKLQVLQLNSCRCDMVVVVDAPSSEIRELVVSKCRFRSMWLRALPSLESLASLDTRVLFESASFPCLRHWNIRRQIGIALEGFRQFLAQYLELDLFLGCTPSITNLIVRFTGPDRWIVPSTSPSFLLPNLRKLLVAELPSSWDASWPRLLLETAPSLETLHIHIAPCSEKPGDEIPWEPTMLRHHHLKEFVMAGFDAAERQIYLVKFVMGLCTALRHVIMLKNAHAQEKGLWDWEMVTQQHSWTDEEKDSTLKQIMDSSSSTQLIFG